From Haloplanus sp. XH21:
ATGGCGTCCGCTGTATCGGCGAAGTCACTGACCACCACCAGCAGTATGCTGCTCTATTTCACGCTCACCGACGGCGACGCCTCGCGTCTCGATAACGCCGAAAGACGTGCAGCGCGCGACAGCGTGCGCGGCGTGACTCAGTATGACTGGTCCCGATCCTCACGACGACACGAGTACCGACCACGAACAGTTCGAGAAAGCACAACTCGCCCAGGACCGCGACGGCGCCGGCGAGCGGTGAGGCGCTTCCGATGAATCAGCAAGTCAAACGGGACTACCGGATGTATCGTGTGCTCAGCAATCTCAGCCGACTCGACGTCGATCGGCGCGATCGTATCGGATCCACAAGCAGTCTGCGAGCTCTGTGAGAGCTACTGCTTCGGGACGCTCGACTGAGAGGTTGCTGAAGATGGAGTGCTCACTATCTGGGGGTGCAACGACTTCAAGGTCTACGAGGCGCGGGCGGACGGCCTCCCTGACGACGATGGCGGCATCGTGATCCACGAATTCCTGAATCCTTACCGACTACCTCGCAGCTGACGAAGACCTCGATATCGGACACCAATTATATGATATTATTTTTAGATATAATTGTATTTTATATTTTCACCCCAGAGATTCATTGGACTACCGTATTCTAGTGAGTAACAGAGCCTACCATCGGCAGATGGTCCCGATCCGAATCTCGTTAATCTATGACCTCGTAATTCAACTCAATAATGAGTGATATTGGTGGTAGGCTACTGCCGCATAACACCATCGTTGCTGTCTTTCCAGCTCTATCTGACGGAATCACCGTTACCTTGGTACGCTCTCGGAATAGCGTGAGAACAATCAAGTTGACGAGGCGGTCGTTCTCGTCGACAGTGCTCTGGAGTTGCGGATAGGTTGTATCACTTTGGAGCCACACCTCCGTAATTTACCTGTAATATTATATTTGAGTATATCTTCAATTTATCGTATATATTTGGATTCGCGGAACACTCGGTGCGACTGTGACAACAGACGGCGGCAGGACGAGTACTTTCCCTTGGCGAGATCGAAAAAAATTTTTGCACGAGTTAGCCCTCATTCAGAGACGAACTTAAACAGGTATGAACGATAATCATCCACTTCAGACGATCGAAACAGTACTGCTCGTCGCTGTCGGGGGTGCAATCGGGGCGAATCTCAGATACGTTGTTGGACTCGCCCTGCCGGGACTTTGGGGAACATTTACTGCCAACGTCACTGGTTGTTTCTTGCTCGGGCTGCTGCTCTACGAGAACAGGTATATCAGCCTTCTCGCCGACCGGTCCCGGGCCGTGTTCGGAACAGGGCTCCTCTCTTCCTATACGACCTACAGTACGTTCGCGGTTGAGACAGTTCAGACAGCCCCCGTCTGGGGAGTCGTCAATATCGTCGCGAACTACACCAGTGGGTTCGCTGCAGTTCTCCTCGCGAGGGCGGTTACATTACGACTCTCAGGAGTGACCAAGGAGGTGTTAACCCGGTGATTGGTCCACCGTATCTGGTCGCCATCGGTGGCATGACCGGGGCTGTCCTCCGCCACCTAGTAAGCGAGATAGTCACGATGGACGACTTCCCGGCCGGTACGCTCACCGTGAACGTTCTGGGGAGCTTCGTGCTAGCCGTAGTCACCTTCGGTGGCGCCGGAAATACGACAGTGCTCGTCGTCGGCACGGGTGCTTGTGGAGCCTTCACGACGTTCTCGTCGTTTTCGTATGACGTGGTCACACTCTGGGAGCGCGACCGCCGACTGGTCGCTGCTGGGTATGCCA
This genomic window contains:
- a CDS encoding CrcB family protein codes for the protein MNDNHPLQTIETVLLVAVGGAIGANLRYVVGLALPGLWGTFTANVTGCFLLGLLLYENRYISLLADRSRAVFGTGLLSSYTTYSTFAVETVQTAPVWGVVNIVANYTSGFAAVLLARAVTLRLSGVTKEVLTR
- the crcB gene encoding fluoride efflux transporter CrcB — encoded protein: MIGPPYLVAIGGMTGAVLRHLVSEIVTMDDFPAGTLTVNVLGSFVLAVVTFGGAGNTTVLVVGTGACGAFTTFSSFSYDVVTLWERDRRLVAAGYATANLVGALSVVMLVGFFLPNM